A window of the Helianthus annuus cultivar XRQ/B chromosome 4, HanXRQr2.0-SUNRISE, whole genome shotgun sequence genome harbors these coding sequences:
- the LOC110932587 gene encoding uncharacterized protein LOC110932587, producing the protein MANARQIVHQQATQGFTGLASPITVPPIVNENSWQIPSYAMQAITNSIQFHGREDEDAPAHINRFSRILATFSLHGAPNDATYLQLFPFSLAGRAATWLDSQPTDTFTTWAGLRQAFLNKYFPPAKASGLRDQIHSFRMEPDEPYYLAWERFQNLCARCSQHGLSDWALCEKFYNGLTQETRDRFDTNAGGGGGGGGHMMGILTVAECLERFEAFAQSQSQSRADQRYQSGNSNTTTSAPARGVNHVTMDPSLAAVLKNMSRELKEIKAKVDKCEYCRGGHDTSACPLLVGEEQVDFVGGGFGRGQPSGFAQNPNRGLGSLFSGGSNGQVKDGGSSSQVQTGQDSSYDLGGSLERMEAMMSQLIVKDQTTQKKLSEHDLMLKNHQAAFQDLQRVVGDMSRKLEERLPGQFAGNTQPNPNAHVKAITTRSGKIVGDPSVEERVVDEDGDIVDEEIEMEAPGKVQSRLRPASTTQPGESQGEKRVEKPPVDVRPSPLVNHAYVPFPSRLKNKKYSREYGQFLDIFKQLKINLPFIEALQSMPKYAKFLKDLLRNKEKLGELSNVPLHGGCSAVVSNQLPEKLTDPGVFTIPCLFGSNTNTRALADLGASINLMPFSLYEKLDLGELSPTRMTLSLADRSVKHPRGIVENLLVKVDKFVFPADFVILDMEADENVPLILGRPFLNTAKALIDVFLGTITLRAGEESVIFKVMNSRGPSDRVEAVSSVGECEKDEKEEEKVISDPSLEKVIGLKCGDPPDRRVEELEERIVRLESKIETLNKAQCGDGVRYEDYRFKPAR; encoded by the exons ATGGCCAACGCTAGGCAAATCGTTCACCAGCAAGCCACCCAGGGCTTCACTGGTCTTGCTTCACCCATCACCGTTCCACCCATAGTCAACGAAAACTCATGGCAGATTCCATCTTACGCCATGCAGGCCATTACCAATAGCATCCAATTCCATGGCCGCGAGGACGAGGACGCACCGGCCCACATAAACCGGTTCTCCCGTATCCTTGCTACTTTTAGCCTTCATGGAGCACCTAATGATGCTACTTACCTTCAGCTTTTCCCATTTTCACTAGCAGGGCGTGCGGCTACTTGGTTGGACTCTCAACCAACCGATACCTTTACTACTTGGGCGGGGCTTCGTCAAGCCTTTTTGAACAAATATTTCCCGCCCGCTAAAGCCTCAGGTCTTAGAGACCAAATCCACTCCTTTCGCATGGAGCCCGACGAGCCTTACTACCTTGCTTGGGAGCGTTTCCAAAACCTTTGTGCTCGTTGCTCCCAACATGGTCTTTCCGATTGGGCTTTATGTGAGAAATTCTATAACGGTCTCACCCAAGAGACTCGTGATAGGTTTGATACTaatgcggggggggggggggggggaggggggcaTATGATGGGTATTCTTACAGTTGCTGAGTGTTTAGAGCGTTTTGAGGCATTTGCTCAGTCTCAATCTCAATCGCGAGCCGATCAGCGGTATCAAAGTGGTAATTCTAATACCACTACTAGTGCACCCGCCCGAGGGGTGAACCATGTCACCATGGATCCTAGTTTAGCCGCTGTTTTGAAAAACATGTCTAGGGAACTTAAGGAAATTAAGGCTAAGGTAGACAAATGTGAGTATTGCCGAGGGGGTCACGATACGAGTGCGTGTCCATTGCTAGTTGGTGAGGAGCAAGTTGACTTCGTAGGAGGAGGTTTCGGTAGAGGTCAACCTAGCGGGTTTG ctcaaaatccaaATAGGGGTCTAGGTTCACTCTTTAGTGGGGGTTCAAATGGGCAGGTCAAGGATGGGGGGTCAAGTAGTCAGGTTCAAACAGGTCAGGATTCAAGTTATGATTTAGGGGGTAGTCTAGAAAGAATGGAGGCAATGATGAGTCAATTAATTGTTAAGGACCAAACCACCCAAAAGAAACTTAGCGAACATGACCTTATGCTTAAGAATCACCAAGCTGCTTTCCAAGACCTTCAAAGGGTTGTAGGTGATATGTCTAGGAAGTTAGAGGAGAGATTACCCGGTCAGTTTGCGGGTAACACCCAACCTAACCCGAATGCTCATGTAAAGGCCATTACCACTCGTAGTGGCAAAATAGTAGGGGACCCTAGTGTTGAAGAGAGAGTAGTCGATGAGGATGGGGATATTGTAGACGAAGAGATAGAGATGGAGGCTCCTGGCAAAGTGCAATCGAGGCTGCGCCCAGCAAGTACCACACAGCCCGGTGAGTCTCAAGGTGAGAAGAGAGTAGAGAAACCTCCCGTGGATGTTAGGCCTTCGCCTTTAGTGAACCATGCGTATGTCCCGTTCCCTTCCCGTCTTAAGAATAAAAAATACTCGAGGGAATACGGGCAATTCTTAGACATCTTCAAGCAATTGAAGATTAATCTTCCTTTTATCGAGGCACTCCAGTCCATGCCTAAATACGCGAAATTTTTAAAGGACCTTCTTAGGAATAAGGAGAAGTTAGGGGAGTTGTCGAATGTCCCATTGCATGGAGGATGTTCGGCCGTTGTCTCAAATCAGCTTCCCGAAAAGCTTACCGATCCCGGTGTTTTCACAATTCCTTGTCTATTCGGTAGTAACACTAATACTAGAGCTTTAGCCGACCTAGGTGCTAGCATCAATTTGATGCCCTTTTCTCTCTACGAAAAGCTAGACTTAGGCGAGCTTTCACCCACCCGAATGACATTATCCTTAGCTGATAGATCCGTGAAACACCCTAGGGGCATAGTCGAGAATTTGCTTGTTAAGGTGGACAAGTTCGTTTTTCCGGCTGACTTCGTCATTCTCGACATGGAAGCCGATGAAAACGTACCGTTAATCTTAGGACGCCCGTTCTTGAACACCGCTAAAGCTCTCATAGATGTCTTTTTAGGCACCATCACACTTAGAGCGGGCGAGGAATCGGTAATTTTTAAGGTTATGAATTCGAGAGGGCCTAGTGATAGAGTGGAGGCGGTATCGTCAGTAGGGGAGTGTGAGAAGGACGAGAAAGAGGAGGAGAAGGTGATAAGTGATCCGAGTCTAGAGAAGGTGATAGGACTCAAATGTGGGGATCCACCGGATAGGAGAGTAGAGGAATTAGAGGAGAGGATCGTGCGTTTAGAATCTAAGATAGAGACACTGAACAAGGCTCAGTGTGGGGATGGAGTTCGATATGAAGATTATAGATTCAAACCCGCCAGGTGA